The DNA window AGGTTGCAGGTTCGAGCCCTGTCTGCCCTGCCGGTCCGGTCGGGGTCACCCGACCGGATGCGGATGACCTCGACGAGATCGGACAGCCAGAGTGAACTCCAGCCAGAACGCCCCGTCGACGCCCACCGGTGCCGACGCCCAGGGCTCCGGGTCGAAGAACCCGTTCCTGGCGATCGGTCTGTTCATCCGGCAGGTCCTCGCGGAGCTGAGGAAGGTCGTCGCCCCGACGCG is part of the Brachybacterium ginsengisoli genome and encodes:
- the secE gene encoding preprotein translocase subunit SecE, yielding MNSSQNAPSTPTGADAQGSGSKNPFLAIGLFIRQVLAELRKVVAPTRRELVLYTITVLLFVVFMILLIFGLDAAFSWLSRIAFTVPDV